The sequence GGAAACACTTTGCAACAGTTTGGGGTGTTGACTACGAGTGGATTAAAGGTCGTTATGCACCAGACATGATGGAGAAATCTGGTACGACAGTATCTCGTTGGGTTGATGCTGTCCTCGAAAAGAACGACATGATTGATCAGCAGACTAACGTTAAAGGTTTGTTCTTCTGGGGTCATGCGCCTAACTCACAAACTCGTGGCCTCGATATGAAGCGTGCGATGGATAAGTTGGATCTCTTAGTGGTTGTAGACCCATATCCAAGTGCAACTGCGGCAATGGCAGCGATGCCCCCAGCAGAAGGTCAATCCGTTAATAAGAATCGCAACGTTTATTTATTACCCGCAGCTACGCAGTTTGAAACTTGTGGAACAGCAACCGCATCTAACCGCTCGTTGCAGTGGCGCGAAAAAGTCATCGATCCATTATTTGAATCTGTCCCTGACCATGTGATCATGCAAGCGTTTGCAGACCGCCTTGGTTTTGGCCAAGAGCTGTCTTTGAATTACAAGATGTTGAGCTCTAAGTTCGCTGGCAAGCAGTGGAGAGAGCCACAAATTGAAGACATCTTGCGCGAGATTAATCGCTCTTGCTGGACCATTGGTTATACCGGTCAAACTCCTGAGCGCTTGAAGGCGCACATGAGAATGGTTGCGACATTCGATCCGAAGACACTGAAGTCCCGTGGAGGCGTTGATCCAGTAACTGGTTATGACACCACAGGCGACTACTATGGATTGCCTTGGCCTTGCTATGGAACAGCGGCAATTAAGCATCCTGGTTCACCAAACCTCTATGACACGAGCAAGAGTGTCATGGAAGGCGGCGGTAACTTCCGTGCCAACTTTGGTGTTGAGCGTGACGGAGTGAGTTTGCTGGCTGCTGACGGCTCTTGCTCTAAGGGTGCTGCGATCACTACTGGTTACCCAGAGTTTGATCATGTATTTATGAAGAAGCTGGGTTGGTGGGATCAGTTGACTGACGATGAGAAAAAACTCGCTGAAGGTAAAAACTGGAAGACTGACTTGTCTGGCGGTATTCAGCGGGTTGTGATGAAAAATGGTTGTCATCCTTTTGGTAACGCTAAAGCGCGTGCGATTGTGTGGAACTTTCCTGATCCAATTCCAATTCACCGTGAAGCCCTTTACAGTACCAACGCACCAATGATGCGTAAGTACCCGACCATTGACGACAAGAAAAATTTCTGGCGTCTACCAACTCTGTATAAGACTGTTCAAAATCAGAACTTGAATAACAAGTTGTATGAGAAGTTCCCAATTATTTTGACCTCAGGTCGTTTGGTTGAGTATGAGGGTGGTGGAGACGAAACCCGGTCTAACCCATGGTTGGCTGAGTTGCAACAAGAAAACTTTGTCGAAATTAATCCTAAAGCGGCTGCAGATCGCGGTATTAAGAACTGGGATTACGTTTGGGTGAAGTCACCTACAGGTGCCAAGATCAAAGTGCGCGCATTGGTGACTGAACGCGTAGATCAAGGAACTGCTTTTGTGCCATTCCACTTCGCTGGTTGGTGGCAGGGTGAGGATATTCGTAAGTACTACCCAGAGGGTGCTGCACCAGTAGTACAGGGTGAGGCGGTCAATACGGCCACTACTTATGGTTATGACATGGTCACAATGATGCAAGAGACCAAGACCACCATGTGCCAAATCGAAAAATTTGCCTAAGTTAAAAAATAAAGTCAGGAGAACACAATGGCAAGAATGAAATTTATCTGCGACACAGAGCGATGCATTGAATGCAATGGCTGTGTCACTGCTTGTAAAAATGATAATGAAGTGCCTTGGGGCGTGAACCGCCGCCGCGTTGTTACGGTAAATGACGGCATCATTGGTCAAGAAAAATCTGTTTCAGTAGCTTGCATGCACTGTACAGATGCGCCTTGCATGGCCGTATGTCCAGTAGACTGCTTTTATCGTACCGATGAAGGTGTAGTTCTGCATGACAAAGATATTTGTATCGGTTGTGGCTATTGCTCCTTAGCTTGCCCATTTGGTGCGCCTCAGTTCCAGAGTAAAGGAGCATTTGGCTCACGTAGCAAAATGGATAAGTGCACATTCTGTAGCGGTGGCCCTGAAGAGAATGGTAGCGTTGCTGAGTTCGAAAAGTATGGTCGTAACCGTTTGGCAGAAGGTAAGTTACCTTTGTGCGCAGAGATGTGTTCAACCAAGGCGTTGATTGGTGGTGATAGCGATATTATTTCCAGCATCTTTAATAATCGTGTAGCTACTCGTGAGAAAAACGGCAAGTATCCTGGCTCCAAAGCATTTGGCTGGAATACTGCTTACGGCGGACCTGATACTCCAGCGCCGACCCCAACGCCTGCTGCAAAAATTCCAGGAGCTCAATAATGAAACTGACTTTCAAAACCTTGGGTTTATGTTTTGCAGCAGTCGCTTTGTTGGCTGCGTGCTCTGAGCCTCCAGAAATTGCAGCTAAAAAAGCCAAGCGTCCTGACGTTGCTCCTTATATGGGCGCAAACAATGGCTTTATGACAAAAAATTGGACGCCTGGAAATCAGGCAAGCTGGACTGAATCGATTGATAAGCGCAATCAAGGTCAGAACGAATACAGTCGTATTAAGAATTAACTAAACAATAATAAATAAAACGAAAACGTTTAAGGACATGTGTATGAAACGATCATTCTCTAAAGTTCTACGCACTTTGGTAGTGGCGGCTGGGTTGTCACTCACATTAGCTAGTGGAATGAGCTTTGCTGAGCGTGCGCCGATGGCACCCCTACCTTCCCCAAGTGGAGTAGACGTGCCTCCTAGATCAGTGCCTGCCGATCCCAGCGCTTTAGCGAATGGTACTCAGGCTCAGTCCCAGCCTGCCAATCCTTCCATCTTTATTGCACCAAATAGTGATCCACAAAACTATGTGAGCATCCCAGATAAACAGGCAGGTGTTTTGATTCAGCGCGCTGGTCAAGAGTGGCGTGTGATTCGTAACGGCATTATTACTGTTTACGGTGGTTGGCTATTGGCAATTGCTTTCTTTGGCATTGTTGCGATGTACACCCTAAAAGGTTCTATTAAGTTGCACGAGCCATTGTCAGGTATCAAAGTGAAGCGTTTTAGCGCCTTTGATCGCTTTACTCACTGGGCAATGGCTTTTAGTTTCTTGGCCCTTGCGTTTACAGGCTTGATGATTTTGTACGGCAAATACTTTGCGATGCCGCTCATGGGTGGTGTCGCCTATGGTTCATTCCTCATGGTTTGCAAAAATATTCATAATTTCACTGGCCCACTATTTACTTTGAGCATTGTGATTTTCTTCTTACTCTTTGCTGGTAAAAATATTCCTGAAAAGGGCGATTTAAATTGGCTCCTAACCTTTGGTGGGATGCTTAGCGGTAAGCATGTGCCTGCTGGGTTTTTCAATATGGGTGAAAAGTTCTGGTTCTGGTTTGGTATGACCTTCCTAGGTTTGATAATTTCAGCTTCAGGCTTTGTACTCGACATGATTGTGCCGTTTATGCAAATGGAATATTTACGTGGCACGATGCAAATTGCGAACGTAATTCATAGCACTGCTGCAATCCTGATGACGACGATGGCTATGGGCCATATCTACATCGGTACGATTGGTATGCAGGGCTCAATTGATGGTATGAAGACTGGTTATGTCGATGCAACATGGGCTAAAGAGCACCATGAGCTCTGGTACGACAAACTCAATAAATAAGGACAAGCCATGAAAAAGATCATTGCTTTTACACTCTGCGCATTTGCTTCGGCCGCAGTTTTCGCAACCTTGCCGCCATTGAGTTCTGAGGCGCAAGAAGCTGCTAATTTGGCAAAAGCCAAAACGGCATATGGCGATAAAGTGGGCGCCTACAAGTTATGTTTAGCGCAAAATAAAGTTGCCGATCAATATCGGGTTCCCGGAACGGCTGCTCCAGCCGCTTGTACTGCGCCGCCACCATTTGTACCGCCAGTTGCTGCTGCTCAAGCTGCACCCGCAGCTCCAACCGCTGCGAAGTAATAGCGAAGCTAGCCGTTTAATAATTCTTGATGTAGGAAGCGTTTAGCGGCTTGTGTTTGCGGATCAGAAAAGAAGGGGCCTACGGGTCCCTTTTCTTTTATTTCGCCCTGATCAATAAAGATGATGTGCTGTGCAAGTCTTTGTACTTGAGCAAGTTGGTGCGAAGAAAAAATGACATCCGATCCCTGGTGATTAAATTGACGAATCATATCTTCTACTTGTTCAGTGGCATTTGGATCAAGGTTGGCTGTTGGCTCATCTAGTAAAACTAAGTTGGGCCTTTGTAAGATGGCCCTTGCCAGACAAAGCTTTTGTCTTTCACCGGCAGAGAGTTTGTGTGCGGGGCTGTCTTGTAGTTGTCCAAGTCCAACTTGGCGAATGACTTTATCAATATCAGCTTCCGTAATGCTGCTATCTGCATCACGCACGATGGCCAGATTGGTTTTAGTTGATGCTTTAATTAATGGAGTGTGATGTAAAACTAAGGCAGTTTTGCGAGTAAATGAAAAGCTGACCGTGCCAGTGTCTGGTTTGATTAGCCCATCTAATAGCTTGAGAAGAGTGGTTTTGCCCGCTCCATTGGGGCCGATGCAAGCAGTGATCCGGTCGGCTGGAATGAGGGCGTGGGGGATATTGAGAATCACTCGGCCATTGCTTTGGACGGTGACATCTCGAAGTTCAATGGAGCGCTCAAATGAATTGCTTGAATTAGCCATAGCGACGCTCCGCTACTTGTCGCACTGCGTGAGTAAATAAATTGGCACACAACACAATTCCAAGGAGAACGATTCCTAAGGCAAGTGCTAATGGAAGATCCCCCTTGCTAGTCTCTAGTGCAATTGCAGTTGTCATGGTTCTAGTGGAGTGATCAATATTTCCGCCAACGATCATGACGGCGCCCACCTCAGAAATTGCTCTTGCAAGTCCAGCAAGGATGGCAATCGTTAGGGAGAAGCGGCAATCCCAAATAAGCCACTTAAATCGTGCAAGAGCAGGTAATCTGAGGCTCAAGAAGGTATCTCGATGGATTCTCCAAGAATCCTCTAGGATTTGGCGGCTTAGGGCTGCAATTAAGGGGGTTGTGAGCAGGATTTGGGCGACGATCATGCCCTTCACAGTAAATAGCCATCCCCAGGCTCCTAGGGGCCCTGTGCGAGAGAGTATTAGGTAAACAATGACACCAATGATGACGGTGGGAACCCCCATGAGGGTATTGAGGACCACAATAATCCATCGTTTGCCACTAAATTCTTCGGTCGCCAAGAGGGCGCCAATGGGCAGACCAAGGAATGTGCCAATCAATAAGGCAGTCAAGCTAACCTGTAGGGAAACCAAGACGATGCCCAATACTCCAGCATTTAAATTGGCAAGTAAGTTCAAGGCGTCTTGAAAAGCGGTCAACATGCGCTTGATTCTATCAAGTCAATGGCAAAATGGCTCTAATGAGATTTTTAGGCGTATTTTCCGACTAATGGCTGAAGTAGTTTGCCTCTGTAATGAGGTCCTCGATGTTGACTTGCGAGAGTATCTCGACACCCATCCCATCGACTCGATAGAAGAGTTACGGGAGCAAGCATCTATTTGCAATAAATGCATGCAATGCCAGGATTTGGTTGAGGGTGAAATCTATCTGGCACGTGTCCGGCGACAACGAGCAGCAGGACAGTTCTAATGATGGAATATAGCGGCACTCGCTTTACGGTGATGAGTATGAATGTGCATAAGGGCGTATCTGCCCTGCACAGACATTCGACCATATATCAATTGCGCCAAAAAATGCGCAATCACTACCCAGATCTCCTTTTTCTTCAAGAGTTGCAGCAAGAACATCGTGGCCGAGTGCGGCGCTATGGCCAATGGCCTATGACAGAGTTAACCCATTTTCTTTCTGAAGATTTTTGGCATGACTGGCACTATGGAAAAAATATGGAGTATCCAGAGGGTCATCATGGCAATGCAATTCTTTCAAAG comes from Polynucleobacter sp. MWH-Svant-W18 and encodes:
- a CDS encoding ABC transporter permease gives rise to the protein MLTAFQDALNLLANLNAGVLGIVLVSLQVSLTALLIGTFLGLPIGALLATEEFSGKRWIIVVLNTLMGVPTVIIGVIVYLILSRTGPLGAWGWLFTVKGMIVAQILLTTPLIAALSRQILEDSWRIHRDTFLSLRLPALARFKWLIWDCRFSLTIAILAGLARAISEVGAVMIVGGNIDHSTRTMTTAIALETSKGDLPLALALGIVLLGIVLCANLFTHAVRQVAERRYG
- the fdh3B gene encoding formate dehydrogenase FDH3 subunit beta; this translates as MARMKFICDTERCIECNGCVTACKNDNEVPWGVNRRRVVTVNDGIIGQEKSVSVACMHCTDAPCMAVCPVDCFYRTDEGVVLHDKDICIGCGYCSLACPFGAPQFQSKGAFGSRSKMDKCTFCSGGPEENGSVAEFEKYGRNRLAEGKLPLCAEMCSTKALIGGDSDIISSIFNNRVATREKNGKYPGSKAFGWNTAYGGPDTPAPTPTPAAKIPGAQ
- a CDS encoding formate dehydrogenase subunit alpha, whose translation is MSLTRKSNTPQSSRSATRLIGSLSRGLKAAVPTMDRRTFLKRSGVGVGAGIAASQLSLVQKASAEPSKAMLDGKGKIEVKRSICTHCSVGCAVDATVENGVWVRQDPVFDSPINMGAHCAKGAALREHGHGDYRLRYPMKLVDGKYQRISWDQALTEITAQMKSIREKYSPDAMFFIGSSKHNNEQAYLLRKWVSFFGTNNTDHQARICHSTTVAGVANTWGYGAMTNSYNDMMNAKAALYIGSNAAEAHPVSMLMLLHAKENGCKVIVVDPRYTRTAAKSDQYVRIRSGTDIPFLFGVLYHIFKNGWEDKKYINDRVYGMEEIRKEVMEKWTPAAVEEACGVPEAQVYQVAKTMAMNRPSTVVWCMGQTQHTIGNAMVRASCILQLALGNVGKSGGGTNIFRGHDNVQGATDVGPNPDSLPGYYGLAAGSWKHFATVWGVDYEWIKGRYAPDMMEKSGTTVSRWVDAVLEKNDMIDQQTNVKGLFFWGHAPNSQTRGLDMKRAMDKLDLLVVVDPYPSATAAMAAMPPAEGQSVNKNRNVYLLPAATQFETCGTATASNRSLQWREKVIDPLFESVPDHVIMQAFADRLGFGQELSLNYKMLSSKFAGKQWREPQIEDILREINRSCWTIGYTGQTPERLKAHMRMVATFDPKTLKSRGGVDPVTGYDTTGDYYGLPWPCYGTAAIKHPGSPNLYDTSKSVMEGGGNFRANFGVERDGVSLLAADGSCSKGAAITTGYPEFDHVFMKKLGWWDQLTDDEKKLAEGKNWKTDLSGGIQRVVMKNGCHPFGNAKARAIVWNFPDPIPIHREALYSTNAPMMRKYPTIDDKKNFWRLPTLYKTVQNQNLNNKLYEKFPIILTSGRLVEYEGGGDETRSNPWLAELQQENFVEINPKAAADRGIKNWDYVWVKSPTGAKIKVRALVTERVDQGTAFVPFHFAGWWQGEDIRKYYPEGAAPVVQGEAVNTATTYGYDMVTMMQETKTTMCQIEKFA
- a CDS encoding ATP-binding cassette domain-containing protein, whose protein sequence is MANSSNSFERSIELRDVTVQSNGRVILNIPHALIPADRITACIGPNGAGKTTLLKLLDGLIKPDTGTVSFSFTRKTALVLHHTPLIKASTKTNLAIVRDADSSITEADIDKVIRQVGLGQLQDSPAHKLSAGERQKLCLARAILQRPNLVLLDEPTANLDPNATEQVEDMIRQFNHQGSDVIFSSHQLAQVQRLAQHIIFIDQGEIKEKGPVGPFFSDPQTQAAKRFLHQELLNG
- a CDS encoding formate dehydrogenase subunit gamma; amino-acid sequence: MKRSFSKVLRTLVVAAGLSLTLASGMSFAERAPMAPLPSPSGVDVPPRSVPADPSALANGTQAQSQPANPSIFIAPNSDPQNYVSIPDKQAGVLIQRAGQEWRVIRNGIITVYGGWLLAIAFFGIVAMYTLKGSIKLHEPLSGIKVKRFSAFDRFTHWAMAFSFLALAFTGLMILYGKYFAMPLMGGVAYGSFLMVCKNIHNFTGPLFTLSIVIFFLLFAGKNIPEKGDLNWLLTFGGMLSGKHVPAGFFNMGEKFWFWFGMTFLGLIISASGFVLDMIVPFMQMEYLRGTMQIANVIHSTAAILMTTMAMGHIYIGTIGMQGSIDGMKTGYVDATWAKEHHELWYDKLNK